The following coding sequences lie in one Oncorhynchus kisutch isolate 150728-3 linkage group LG27, Okis_V2, whole genome shotgun sequence genomic window:
- the LOC109872208 gene encoding tRNA-splicing endonuclease subunit Sen15, producing the protein MSELTKKTDEDVIEKPLPPNWILQHPMYQHLMNLDVGDSAQVHAAFLVYLDLAEVRQWKEVSGVGCSELRLVLLEGREKEGEPTQTVLPLPVHRGLSHRSVRSVLARGSPMLLCVVASDSSLVYQRMCDGLLTPDPPVGIQDQGRRQHRKRRQQH; encoded by the exons ATGTCGGAGTTGACGAAGAAAACAGACGAGGATGTAATTGAGAAACCACTTCCCCCTAACTGGATCTTACAGCATCCAATg TACCAACATCTGATGAACCTAGATGTTGGAGACAGTGCTCAAGTCCATGCAGCTTTCTTGGTGTACCTGGATCTAGCTGAAG TGCGTCAGTGGAAGGAGGTGAGTGGAGTGGGGTGCTCTGAGCTGCGACTGGTGTTGCtggagggaagggagaaggaaggagagcccaCTCAGACGGTGCTCCCACTACCTGTACACAGAGGCCTGAGCCACAGAAG tGTGCGCTCAGTGCTGGCCAGAGGCTCGCCCATGCTCCTGTGTGTGGTGGCATCTGACTCCAGCCTTGTCTACCAGAGGATGTGTGATGGCCTgctgacccctgacccccccGTGGGCATCCAGGACCAGGGCCGCCGGCAACACCGCAAAAGACGCCAGCAACATTGA
- the LOC109888317 gene encoding tRNA-splicing endonuclease subunit Sen15: MVREKEGEPTQTVLPLPVHRGLSHRSVRSVLARGSPMLLCVVASDSSLVYQRMCDGLLTPDPPVGIQDQGRRQHRKRRQQH, encoded by the exons ATGG taagggagaaggaaggagagcccaCTCAGACGGTGCTCCCACTACCTGTACACAGAGGCCTGAGCCACAGAAG tGTGCGCTCAGTGCTGGCCAGAGGCTCGCCCATGCTCCTGTGTGTGGTGGCATCTGACTCCAGCCTTGTCTACCAGAGGATGTGTGATGGCCTgctgacccctgacccccccGTGGGCATCCAGGACCAGGGCCGCCGGCAACACCGCAAAAGACGCCAGCAACATTGA